One Paraburkholderia caffeinilytica DNA segment encodes these proteins:
- the arsC gene encoding arsenate reductase (glutaredoxin) (This arsenate reductase requires both glutathione and glutaredoxin to convert arsenate to arsenite, after which the efflux transporter formed by ArsA and ArsB can extrude the arsenite from the cell, providing resistance.) has protein sequence MITIYHNPRCSKSRAACDLITTTYNRANEPTEIVEYLKQPLTVAQLKELNAQLGCSVREMIRDTEPEYKALDLSDSTLSDAQLYEALAKHPILLQRPIVVRNGRAVIGRPPENVEVLFA, from the coding sequence ATGATCACCATCTACCACAACCCCCGCTGCTCAAAATCACGAGCGGCGTGCGATCTGATCACCACCACCTACAATCGCGCCAACGAGCCTACGGAAATTGTCGAATACCTGAAGCAGCCGCTCACCGTCGCGCAGTTAAAGGAACTCAACGCGCAACTAGGTTGCTCAGTCCGCGAAATGATCCGCGACACCGAGCCCGAATACAAAGCGCTCGACCTCTCCGACAGCACGCTGAGCGACGCTCAGTTATACGAAGCATTGGCAAAGCACCCCATCCTCCTGCAACGACCGATCGTCGTGCGAAACGGGCGAGCCGTGATTGGCCGCCCGCCGGAAAATGTCGAAGTGCTATTCGCCTAG
- a CDS encoding sulfonate ABC transporter substrate-binding protein → MSRHPLLTRRAFIAGVGASLAAAALPVVSTSVFAADAHAKEFRIGYQKAANTLVLLKAHGTLEKQLAPLGITVKWTEFPAGPQLLEGLNVGAIDFGYVGEAPPVFAQAAGANFVYTAYEIPTPHAEGILVHQDAPIKTLADLKGKKIALNKGSDVHWFLVAALQKSGVKYSDIQPVFLAPADARAAFERGAIDAWAIWDPFLEAAKRQSNARLLADGEGIVSHHQFFLSARPFAQQNGDVLTIVMDEVSKEGAWVRGHYSEAAAQLAPIQGLDAGVIEAGLRHYAHIYKPVDANVLAEQQRIADTFSELRIIPTKIVTKDAALPAKA, encoded by the coding sequence ATGTCCCGTCATCCGTTGCTGACCCGCCGCGCGTTTATCGCTGGTGTGGGCGCCTCGCTGGCCGCCGCGGCCCTGCCCGTTGTCTCCACGTCAGTCTTCGCAGCGGATGCGCATGCGAAGGAATTTCGCATCGGTTATCAGAAAGCGGCCAATACGCTCGTGTTGCTGAAGGCGCACGGTACGCTCGAAAAGCAGCTCGCACCGCTTGGCATCACGGTCAAATGGACTGAGTTTCCCGCCGGGCCGCAGTTGCTCGAAGGCTTGAATGTCGGCGCGATCGACTTCGGCTATGTCGGCGAGGCGCCACCCGTGTTCGCGCAAGCGGCCGGCGCGAACTTCGTCTATACCGCGTATGAAATCCCGACGCCGCACGCCGAAGGCATCCTCGTCCATCAGGACGCGCCGATCAAAACGCTGGCCGATCTGAAGGGCAAAAAGATCGCCCTCAATAAAGGCTCGGACGTTCACTGGTTTCTGGTCGCCGCATTGCAGAAGAGCGGCGTGAAGTACAGCGACATCCAACCCGTTTTTCTGGCGCCCGCCGATGCGCGTGCGGCCTTCGAACGCGGTGCGATCGACGCATGGGCGATCTGGGACCCGTTCCTCGAGGCGGCAAAACGCCAGTCGAATGCCCGTTTGCTCGCCGACGGCGAAGGCATCGTGAGTCACCATCAGTTCTTCCTGAGCGCGCGGCCGTTTGCGCAGCAAAACGGCGACGTGCTCACGATCGTAATGGACGAAGTCAGCAAAGAGGGGGCGTGGGTACGCGGCCACTACAGTGAAGCCGCCGCTCAGCTTGCGCCGATTCAGGGCCTTGACGCTGGTGTGATCGAGGCGGGCTTGCGGCACTATGCGCACATCTACAAACCCGTCGACGCGAACGTGCTTGCAGAACAACAACGTATTGCCGACACGTTCAGCGAACTGCGCATCATCCCGACAAAGATCGTGACGAAGGATGCTGCCTTGCCCGCCAAAGCCTAG
- a CDS encoding DUF1272 domain-containing protein yields the protein MLELRPSCEGCGKSLPPNAPDAMICTYECTFCEVCALSALRNVCPNCGGNFQHRPIRTRAQLAKHPARTEAHPVSIDEASHASFFERYRNTPPGER from the coding sequence ATGCTTGAACTGAGACCGTCCTGCGAAGGATGTGGCAAATCACTGCCGCCGAACGCCCCCGACGCGATGATCTGCACGTACGAATGCACCTTCTGCGAAGTGTGTGCGCTCAGCGCGCTGCGCAACGTGTGTCCGAACTGCGGGGGCAATTTCCAGCATCGGCCGATTCGCACGCGCGCGCAGCTGGCCAAACATCCGGCCCGTACCGAAGCGCATCCCGTTTCCATCGACGAAGCGTCGCACGCGAGCTTTTTCGAGCGCTATCGGAACACGCCACCCGGCGAGCGCTAA
- a CDS encoding zf-HC2 domain-containing protein, which produces MGKCKHITRLLSDALDRRLTTGEWVAIRLHLPTCSGCRNYRKQIRLLRVAARTASGIAAPGAGGSDD; this is translated from the coding sequence ATGGGGAAGTGTAAGCACATCACGCGTCTGTTATCGGACGCGCTCGACCGCCGTTTGACGACCGGCGAATGGGTCGCAATCCGGCTGCATCTGCCGACCTGCAGCGGCTGCCGCAATTACCGCAAACAGATTCGTCTGCTGCGCGTGGCGGCGCGTACGGCAAGCGGGATTGCGGCGCCGGGTGCAGGCGGCAGTGACGATTGA
- a CDS encoding RNA polymerase factor sigma-70 — translation MAQVSGPALDDPVYLTQLRRDLLRFARLQLRDAAAAEDAVQEALAAAWTQADRFAAQSEHKTWVFGILRHKLVDTLRARQRTVNLSALESEIDGETLLDRELFKDNGHWSRESKPQPWPTPETALRQQQFWTLFEMCLEHLPEHIGRVFMMREFLDLETEAICAELQMTANHCSVLIYRARLRLRTCLSEKGLSREDANGEV, via the coding sequence ATGGCGCAAGTAAGCGGGCCGGCGCTCGACGATCCCGTTTATCTGACGCAACTGCGGCGCGACCTGTTGCGCTTCGCCCGCTTGCAACTGCGCGACGCCGCTGCCGCCGAAGACGCCGTCCAGGAGGCGCTGGCCGCCGCCTGGACACAAGCCGACCGGTTTGCCGCGCAATCGGAGCACAAGACCTGGGTGTTCGGCATCCTGCGGCACAAGCTGGTCGACACCTTGCGCGCCCGGCAGCGCACGGTGAACCTGTCGGCGCTCGAATCCGAAATCGACGGTGAAACGCTGCTCGATCGCGAACTCTTCAAGGACAACGGCCACTGGTCGCGCGAGAGCAAGCCGCAACCATGGCCGACGCCGGAAACCGCGCTGCGTCAGCAGCAATTCTGGACCTTGTTCGAGATGTGTCTGGAACACCTGCCCGAGCACATCGGGCGCGTGTTCATGATGCGCGAATTCCTCGATCTCGAAACCGAAGCGATCTGCGCCGAACTGCAGATGACCGCCAATCACTGCAGCGTGCTGATCTATCGCGCACGGCTGCGCTTGCGCACTTGCCTGAGCGAAAAGGGCCTATCCAGAGAGGATGCGAATGGGGAAGTGTAA
- a CDS encoding NADPH-dependent FMN reductase, which translates to MAHHIAVVVGSLRRESFNRQLAQAVISLAPADFTFEFIEIGSLPLYSQDYDADYPEVARHLKQRIEAAGGLLFVTPEYNRSMPGVLKNALDWGSRPWGTNSWANKPGAVIGTSLGATGTALAQQHLRNVLAYLDVATLGQPEVFIKHDPATINEKGEIVNDGTRKFLQTFVDRYVAWVKRQTAA; encoded by the coding sequence ATGGCCCATCACATCGCAGTGGTCGTCGGCAGCCTGCGCCGCGAGTCGTTTAACCGTCAATTGGCGCAAGCCGTGATTTCACTCGCGCCGGCGGACTTCACCTTTGAATTCATCGAGATCGGCTCCTTGCCGCTCTACAGCCAGGACTACGATGCCGACTATCCCGAGGTTGCCAGGCACCTGAAGCAGCGCATTGAAGCCGCCGGCGGCCTGCTGTTCGTCACGCCCGAGTACAACCGCTCCATGCCGGGCGTCCTGAAGAATGCGCTCGACTGGGGTTCGCGGCCGTGGGGCACCAATTCGTGGGCCAACAAGCCCGGCGCGGTGATCGGCACCTCGCTCGGTGCGACCGGCACGGCGCTGGCGCAACAGCATCTGCGCAACGTGTTGGCGTACCTCGATGTCGCCACGCTTGGCCAACCTGAAGTGTTCATCAAGCACGACCCGGCGACCATCAACGAGAAAGGCGAGATCGTGAACGACGGCACGCGCAAGTTCCTGCAGACGTTCGTCGACCGCTACGTCGCGTGGGTTAAACGTCAGACTGCTGCCTGA
- a CDS encoding hybrid sensor histidine kinase/response regulator, producing the protein MTSDRFDPPEASRPPASHQDEARFPAVPEQNFHVRRITLIALLIAAIVLPCVYVAAMAFGDLRGRMADATDVTLRTVRVAEEHALKVFDMNETLDARIVDLTQGLDDNGIRAKEGEIHEKLRTMGGGYPQVAAVSIFGPEGDLLATSRFYPAPVLSIADREDFIGIRDGKGLEHVSRIMTGHVVGEQVFNTGVERLDANGSFAGVVSVALRPSYFDAFYRELLGGSDSTPMIMSLVRTDGAILAHYPRRPREPLAMASNSPLAEALAQGRRAGVVRMHSDLDDDNVILAFRRIGAYPVYALCGYRTSAIWAAWYRHLSVLILSMFTPSIVLWCVIWLSLRRLGAEEEAWERWQAEASMRRSIESAYRQSRKMEALGNLVGSVAHDFNNLLMIVSANVQIARRHGAPGLDRELSAMERALKGGQSLTRQLLGVARKQPLRNETLALERWLPACRELLRASLGAKVSLVMDIGVDIWPMRVDVAELELALINVAVNARDAMPNGGRFTVRAANINFRHQDGFPLTGDFVQLSLEDTGAGMPPDVLARAFEPLFTTKPKGMGTGLGLPQVFAFCERSGGLAAIDSAIGAGTSVRLYLPRAAAAPEAELPAETGVEESGTPHGLRILLVEDNDDVAAGTEALLQMMGHQVTCVFNADTALCLFDDAHARQARTGEPLPFDLVLSDIHMPGTMNGIDLAEAVQAFDTRLPVILVTGYAEELDRARHVNVRVLSKPFDIALLEALLQTIQRDLAQTGADPAAAAHPAG; encoded by the coding sequence ATGACATCAGACCGGTTCGACCCGCCCGAAGCGAGCCGCCCTCCCGCTAGCCATCAGGACGAGGCGCGGTTCCCCGCCGTGCCGGAACAGAATTTCCACGTCCGGCGCATCACGCTGATCGCGCTGCTGATCGCAGCCATCGTGCTGCCGTGCGTGTACGTCGCGGCGATGGCGTTCGGCGACCTGCGCGGGCGCATGGCCGACGCGACCGACGTGACGCTGCGCACGGTGCGCGTGGCGGAAGAACACGCGCTGAAGGTGTTCGACATGAACGAGACGCTGGACGCGCGCATCGTCGATCTGACGCAAGGTCTGGACGACAACGGCATTCGCGCCAAGGAAGGCGAAATTCACGAGAAGCTGCGCACCATGGGCGGTGGCTATCCCCAGGTGGCGGCCGTCTCGATCTTCGGCCCCGAGGGCGATCTGCTCGCCACCAGCCGTTTCTATCCCGCGCCGGTGTTGTCGATTGCCGATCGGGAAGATTTCATCGGTATTCGCGACGGCAAGGGTCTCGAGCATGTCTCGAGGATCATGACGGGACATGTCGTGGGCGAACAGGTGTTCAACACGGGCGTGGAGCGGCTCGACGCCAACGGCTCGTTTGCCGGGGTCGTCTCGGTCGCACTGCGGCCCAGCTATTTCGATGCGTTCTACCGGGAACTGCTCGGCGGCAGCGACAGCACGCCGATGATCATGAGTCTCGTCCGCACCGACGGCGCGATCCTCGCGCACTATCCGCGCCGCCCACGCGAGCCGCTGGCGATGGCGTCGAATTCGCCACTGGCCGAAGCGCTCGCGCAAGGGCGGCGAGCCGGCGTCGTGCGCATGCATTCCGACCTCGACGACGACAACGTGATCCTCGCCTTCCGGCGCATCGGCGCCTATCCGGTGTACGCGCTGTGCGGCTATCGCACCTCGGCGATCTGGGCTGCGTGGTACCGGCATCTGAGCGTGCTGATCCTGTCGATGTTCACGCCATCCATCGTGCTGTGGTGCGTGATCTGGCTGTCGCTGCGGCGCCTCGGCGCCGAGGAAGAGGCGTGGGAGCGCTGGCAGGCCGAAGCCTCGATGCGCCGCTCGATCGAATCCGCGTATCGCCAGTCGCGCAAGATGGAGGCGCTTGGCAATCTGGTCGGCAGTGTGGCGCACGATTTCAACAACCTGCTGATGATCGTCTCGGCCAACGTACAGATCGCCCGGCGGCACGGCGCGCCGGGGCTCGACCGCGAATTGTCGGCGATGGAGCGGGCGCTCAAGGGCGGCCAGTCGCTCACCCGGCAGTTGCTCGGCGTCGCGCGCAAGCAGCCGTTGCGCAACGAGACGCTGGCGCTCGAGCGCTGGCTGCCGGCCTGCCGCGAACTGCTGCGTGCCTCGCTCGGCGCGAAGGTTTCGCTGGTAATGGACATCGGCGTCGATATCTGGCCCATGCGTGTCGACGTCGCCGAGCTCGAACTGGCGTTGATCAACGTCGCGGTGAACGCGCGCGACGCCATGCCGAACGGCGGCCGCTTCACGGTTCGCGCCGCCAACATCAACTTCCGTCACCAGGACGGCTTTCCGCTGACTGGCGACTTCGTGCAACTCTCACTCGAAGACACCGGCGCCGGCATGCCGCCTGACGTGCTCGCGCGCGCCTTCGAACCGCTTTTCACCACGAAGCCGAAAGGCATGGGCACCGGTCTCGGGCTACCGCAGGTTTTCGCTTTCTGTGAGCGCTCCGGCGGCCTTGCCGCGATCGACAGCGCAATCGGCGCGGGCACCTCGGTGCGCCTCTATCTGCCGCGCGCCGCCGCCGCGCCCGAGGCCGAACTGCCCGCTGAGACGGGCGTCGAGGAAAGCGGCACGCCGCACGGCTTGCGCATCCTGCTGGTCGAGGACAACGACGACGTCGCCGCCGGCACCGAGGCCCTGCTGCAGATGATGGGCCACCAAGTCACCTGTGTGTTCAACGCGGATACCGCGCTCTGCCTGTTCGACGACGCCCACGCGAGGCAGGCGCGCACCGGCGAGCCGCTGCCGTTCGACCTCGTGCTGTCGGACATCCATATGCCCGGCACGATGAACGGTATCGACCTGGCCGAAGCCGTGCAGGCTTTCGACACCAGACTGCCCGTCATTCTGGTCACCGGCTACGCGGAAGAACTCGACCGTGCGCGGCATGTGAACGTGCGGGTGCTGTCCAAACCCTTTGATATCGCGTTGCTCGAAGCGCTCCTGCAAACGATCCAGCGGGACCTGGCGCAGACCGGCGCGGATCCCGCTGCGGCAGCGCATCCAGCCGGCTGA
- a CDS encoding response regulator produces MPLPIVIADDSLLARKVLTKALPPDWKVDVSYATNGREALGLYREGKASVMFLDLTMPDMTGYQVLEALQHEDLNTFVIVVSADVQPMAQSRVRALGAAAFIAKPVTPEAVLPILKEYGLYV; encoded by the coding sequence ATGCCTTTGCCCATTGTGATCGCCGACGATTCGTTGCTTGCCCGCAAGGTGCTCACCAAGGCATTGCCGCCGGACTGGAAGGTGGACGTGTCCTACGCGACGAACGGGCGCGAAGCGCTCGGCCTGTATCGCGAAGGCAAAGCGTCGGTGATGTTCCTCGACCTGACGATGCCGGACATGACCGGCTATCAGGTGCTGGAAGCCTTGCAGCACGAGGATCTGAACACCTTCGTCATTGTCGTCTCCGCCGATGTTCAGCCGATGGCCCAGTCGCGCGTGCGCGCGCTCGGCGCCGCTGCATTCATCGCCAAGCCCGTGACGCCCGAGGCGGTACTACCTATCCTCAAGGAGTACGGGTTGTATGTCTGA
- a CDS encoding chemotaxis protein CheC, with protein MSEPVLTEDRRDALQEVANLAMGQAATRLASLLDAFIELSVPRVKVVAVSEAAKALREMTGIEDTVSAVRQGFRSDIKGEALVICRSDSVDQLCSLVSDPYSRSSYEAVSQQELVFDVANVLTGACVSCILDQLGRTPVFSAPGLLGEAMTLDEVFQPGVLQWEVALLVEVNFALEDQSFRAHLVMLMAEESIRHMNEALDELLSSL; from the coding sequence ATGTCTGAGCCAGTCCTCACCGAAGACCGGCGCGACGCGCTGCAGGAAGTCGCCAATCTGGCGATGGGCCAGGCCGCGACGCGTCTTGCGAGTCTGCTCGATGCGTTCATCGAATTGTCGGTGCCGCGCGTGAAGGTGGTGGCGGTGAGCGAGGCGGCCAAGGCGCTGCGCGAGATGACCGGGATCGAGGACACGGTGAGCGCGGTGCGCCAGGGCTTTCGTTCCGACATCAAGGGCGAAGCGCTGGTAATTTGCCGCAGCGACAGCGTCGACCAGTTGTGTTCGCTCGTGAGCGATCCGTACTCGCGCTCGAGCTACGAAGCGGTGAGCCAGCAAGAACTCGTGTTCGACGTCGCGAACGTGCTGACGGGCGCGTGCGTCTCGTGCATTCTCGACCAGCTCGGCCGCACGCCGGTATTCTCCGCGCCGGGCCTGCTCGGCGAAGCGATGACGCTCGACGAAGTGTTCCAGCCCGGCGTGCTGCAATGGGAAGTCGCGCTGCTGGTCGAAGTCAATTTCGCGCTCGAGGATCAGAGTTTCCGCGCGCACCTTGTGATGCTGATGGCCGAAGAGTCGATTCGTCACATGAACGAGGCGCTCGACGAGCTGTTGTCCAGCCTATGA
- a CDS encoding sensor domain-containing diguanylate cyclase yields the protein MNVSVESLSDLVVERVGFGIFVLDRNMTVLMWNRFMQDHSGLSPDQVVGKSLFAHFPELPRVWLSRKIESVFQLGSFAFSSWEQRPYLFKFDHDRPITGGVDFMQQDCTFMPLTRDREVVAVCVTISDVTHVSIVQREREEAVAKLQEYADRDGLTGIANRRYFEARLRDEYTRWQRYGGEMSVLLFDLDHFKKINDQFGHGVGDTVLRVMAQRVAGVVRAQDTFGRFGGEEFALLLPCTPLEDAMRVAEKIRCTIADTPVEVQGTSVPVTASVGGAAARVGVPAYDVLINEADAALYSAKRQGRNRSVAFT from the coding sequence ATGAATGTGTCCGTGGAGTCGTTGAGCGATCTGGTGGTCGAACGTGTCGGTTTCGGCATCTTCGTGCTCGATCGCAACATGACGGTGCTGATGTGGAATCGCTTCATGCAGGACCACAGTGGGTTGTCGCCGGATCAGGTGGTCGGCAAATCGCTCTTTGCGCACTTTCCGGAATTGCCGCGCGTGTGGCTGTCGCGCAAGATCGAAAGCGTGTTTCAGCTCGGCAGTTTCGCGTTCAGTTCGTGGGAACAGCGCCCGTACCTCTTCAAGTTCGATCACGACCGGCCGATTACCGGCGGCGTCGATTTCATGCAGCAGGACTGCACGTTCATGCCGCTCACGCGCGATCGCGAAGTGGTGGCGGTGTGCGTGACCATCTCCGACGTCACGCATGTCAGCATCGTGCAGCGCGAGCGCGAAGAAGCGGTCGCCAAGTTGCAGGAATACGCGGACCGCGACGGTTTGACGGGCATCGCCAACCGGCGTTACTTCGAAGCGCGCCTGCGCGACGAGTACACGCGCTGGCAGCGCTACGGCGGCGAGATGTCCGTGCTGCTGTTCGATCTCGATCACTTCAAGAAAATCAACGACCAGTTTGGCCACGGCGTCGGCGATACGGTGTTGCGCGTGATGGCGCAGCGGGTCGCCGGGGTAGTGCGGGCACAGGATACGTTCGGGCGTTTCGGCGGCGAGGAGTTTGCCTTGTTGTTGCCGTGCACGCCGCTCGAAGACGCCATGCGGGTCGCGGAAAAGATCCGCTGCACGATCGCCGACACGCCGGTCGAAGTGCAGGGCACGAGCGTGCCGGTGACTGCCAGCGTCGGCGGTGCGGCGGCGCGCGTGGGCGTGCCGGCGTACGACGTGCTCATCAACGAAGCCGACGCGGCGCTATATAGCGCGAAGCGGCAAGGACGCAACCGTTCGGTGGCGTTCACCTGA
- the hpnD gene encoding presqualene diphosphate synthase HpnD → MAVSNLVVDDTEIDAAAATSGSSFYLAMRILPAAQRDAMYQVYAFCRAVDDIADSDMPRAERAAALERWRADIDACYAGAPRASLRALTRHIHTFHLQREDFHAMIDGMAMDAAADICAPDEATLDLYCDRVASAAGRLSVRIFGMQEEPGRLLAHHLGRALQLTNILRDIDEDAGINRCYLPHELLAREGIAVTSPVQIADDPSLPHVCATLAERAKQHFAASDAIMDREPRSHVRAPRIMSGVYRLLLDRTLERGFDIPRTKVSKPKLRMLWVVARYALF, encoded by the coding sequence TTGGCTGTTTCCAATCTTGTCGTGGACGATACAGAAATCGACGCCGCTGCCGCCACGTCCGGCAGCTCGTTCTATCTTGCGATGCGCATCCTGCCGGCCGCGCAGCGCGACGCGATGTATCAGGTCTACGCCTTCTGCCGCGCTGTCGACGATATCGCCGACAGCGACATGCCGCGCGCCGAACGCGCCGCCGCGCTCGAGCGCTGGCGCGCCGACATCGACGCGTGCTATGCCGGCGCACCGCGCGCTTCCTTGCGCGCGCTGACGCGGCACATTCATACGTTTCACCTGCAACGCGAAGATTTTCACGCAATGATCGACGGCATGGCGATGGACGCCGCCGCCGACATCTGCGCGCCCGACGAAGCCACGCTCGACCTGTACTGCGACCGTGTCGCGAGCGCGGCGGGCCGTCTATCGGTGAGGATATTCGGGATGCAGGAGGAGCCGGGCCGTTTGCTCGCGCACCATCTGGGCCGCGCGCTGCAACTGACCAACATCCTGCGCGATATCGACGAAGACGCCGGCATCAACCGTTGCTATCTGCCGCACGAATTGCTGGCGCGCGAGGGCATCGCCGTGACGAGCCCGGTGCAGATCGCCGACGACCCGTCGCTGCCGCACGTCTGCGCCACGCTTGCCGAGCGCGCCAAACAGCATTTCGCCGCCTCCGACGCGATCATGGACCGCGAGCCGCGCAGCCATGTGCGTGCGCCGCGCATCATGTCGGGCGTCTATCGTTTGCTGCTCGACCGCACGCTCGAGCGCGGTTTCGACATTCCGCGTACGAAGGTCAGCAAGCCGAAACTGCGCATGCTGTGGGTCGTCGCGCGCTACGCGCTCTTCTGA
- the hpnE gene encoding hydroxysqualene dehydroxylase HpnE has protein sequence MPKLIHVIGAGLAGLAAAVQLQRRGAQVVLHEAAPQAGGRCRSYYDPKLGSTIDSGNHMVLSGNFATLNYVRAIGAADELAGLAQPEYPFVDLATRARWTVRLSPGRLPWWIFDPNARVPNTGPSDYLALVPLLFAKPGRSVAQTMRCNGPLWDRLLRPLFLAMLNVEPREASAELTAAMVRETLVAGGLACRPLVAKNGLGSAFVDPALRLLQHGGAAIRLGSRLTNMVFADTGPARVSALNFVDESIAIEANQAVVLAVPPDIAQTLVPGLRSPNRFAATLNVHFAVEPPFGMAPITGLLNATADWLFAFEGRVSVTVNAAERLLDTSHAALAKTIWAEVAQAVNLPPEPVPAWQVVVEERATFAALPDQETLRPGTRTRWNNLMLAGDWTATGLPATIEGAIRSGQKAADTLLNQPMERR, from the coding sequence ATGCCGAAGCTCATCCATGTGATCGGCGCGGGCTTGGCCGGCCTGGCCGCTGCGGTGCAATTGCAGCGGCGCGGCGCACAGGTTGTGCTTCATGAGGCCGCGCCGCAGGCGGGTGGCCGTTGCCGGTCGTATTACGACCCCAAGCTCGGCTCGACTATCGACAGCGGCAATCACATGGTGCTGTCCGGCAACTTCGCCACGCTCAACTACGTGCGCGCGATTGGCGCCGCCGACGAGCTGGCCGGCCTGGCCCAGCCCGAGTACCCATTCGTGGATCTGGCGACGCGGGCGCGCTGGACTGTGCGCCTGTCCCCCGGGCGCTTGCCCTGGTGGATCTTCGACCCGAACGCACGCGTGCCGAACACCGGGCCTAGCGACTATCTGGCGCTCGTGCCGTTGCTGTTCGCCAAACCCGGGCGCAGCGTGGCGCAAACCATGCGCTGCAATGGTCCGCTGTGGGACCGCCTGCTGCGGCCGCTGTTTCTCGCGATGCTCAATGTCGAGCCGCGTGAAGCGTCGGCCGAGCTCACGGCCGCGATGGTCAGGGAGACGCTCGTTGCCGGTGGCCTCGCGTGCCGCCCGCTGGTGGCGAAGAACGGCTTGGGCAGCGCTTTTGTCGACCCGGCGCTGCGTCTGTTGCAGCATGGCGGCGCGGCAATCCGGCTTGGGTCGCGCCTGACGAACATGGTGTTTGCCGACACCGGCCCCGCCAGGGTTTCAGCACTGAATTTCGTGGACGAAAGCATCGCGATCGAAGCCAACCAGGCGGTGGTGCTTGCGGTGCCGCCGGACATTGCGCAGACGCTCGTGCCCGGTTTGCGCTCGCCGAATCGTTTCGCGGCGACCCTCAACGTGCATTTCGCGGTCGAGCCGCCGTTCGGCATGGCGCCGATCACGGGGCTGCTGAATGCGACGGCCGATTGGTTGTTCGCCTTCGAGGGCCGCGTATCGGTGACGGTCAACGCCGCCGAGCGCCTGCTCGACACATCGCATGCAGCGCTGGCGAAAACCATCTGGGCCGAAGTGGCTCAGGCTGTTAATTTGCCGCCCGAACCGGTGCCGGCCTGGCAGGTGGTGGTGGAAGAACGCGCGACGTTTGCCGCGTTGCCGGATCAGGAAACGCTGCGCCCCGGCACGCGCACTCGCTGGAACAACTTGATGCTCGCGGGCGACTGGACGGCCACCGGCCTGCCCGCGACGATTGAAGGGGCGATCCGCTCCGGCCAGAAGGCCGCGGACACGCTGCTGAATCAACCGATGGAACGCCGATGA